The genomic stretch gtTGGTAACGTGGGAAGGCTTTTTGCAGCAGAGCACAATCTCGTTGCCGTCTTTGTCGAAGACTGAAGTTCTGcgcttggaggagggggagagagtGTTTActgttgaggtggttgtgcgggtgggggagggggtggcgCGGCGTGTGGTTGTGGTAGTGGTGGGGGTGCCGGGGGATTTTGAACGAGGGAGGGCGATTTCAAAGCCTTCTTCTGTTAGGCATGAGGCCCGGCGGTTGCTGTGATGTTTGGGTgcgaagggggaggggtggtggtcggaGAAGATGGGGGTGTGGTCGTCGTGGGGGTTTTCATGATCGGGTTCTTCGGTTaggatggcggaggaggaatctgggtggttgttgggaatTTGTTGAGGGATagaaggaggggggacggccatgttggaggagatgacGAAACAGCGGCCTTCGATGGCTACTGTCCTCATCAGGGATAGCCAGGTGTCTCTCCCGTCAGCGGTGGGGGCGAGGTAGAGGTTGATGTTTTGGCTGTAGAGGGATTGTCGAACCAAAGGCATGTAGTTCTCCCAGCAGATGGCTGCGCCGAGGTTGATGCGGACGCCGCGGATGGTGGTGCTTACTGCGCGGAGGGTGGCTGGGGAGCCTTGAGCCCAGACCAGGCGTTCGGTGCCGGTCTGTCTGGGGCGTTAGTattggaaaggaaaaggggatcAAAAAGGGGTAACTAACAGGCATGACCTTTCTGCGCTTGCCGATGATTCCTTGCTTTGGGCAAACATATACAACCGAGCAATACATGGACCCTCCGGTCTTTTCTATCAGGCCAGTGACAATGAATACTCCGGTTTCACGAGCAATTCTCTCGAGTTGTTCCCTGGTGCCATCACCCCGTTTGTTCGCAGCAGGCTCCTTGCTGTTCTCGTTCGACCCGGGGACAGCATCTCCCGGCAAGGCACGTTTGATCCATGCTTCCCCAGCACCggctccatcaccaacggtATCACCCAAGTCAACGGCGTTTTGGAAGTATCGGAGATATTCTTCTCTGCCCTCGGCTGTGCGCGAGCCAATGACACAGCCAAAGTGCGTTCCGCGAGGGTATCCTCCGATGTAAGCTTCCGGGAGCAGGAGAATGTCAATCTTTTTCGATGCGGCACGACGGGCGATCTGTTCCAGCTGAGCAATGGTTTCGGGAGTGCTAGCTTGTGTGCTGGGAGAAGCTGTGCCGAGGCGAATGGTAGCGGGCGACATGGTGGTAGAGTGGTTGACGATATGTGAACTGTATAATGGACACAAGGTGGGAGAGTCAAAATATTACAACGGCTTGTGGCTGTTCTGTTATATTTTCGAATTGAGGTCAAGTCACGGAACTGATGGAATATCGGTAGAATGCACCATGTACCCCGCCTAGAGCTCTCCATGTGACCGCTGCATGAAACCAAAACCGTCACCGTTTGCGGGGGACGCCGGGAGGTTGGAAATACGAGGCGCAAAGAGGTCGAGAATCACTGCGCGGGTGACGTAACAAAGAACCCCCCACGGTCCACGGGGCCCGCTCGCCTAGAATTGGAGAAATTCCATCGAAGCCCTTGTGGAAGGCAGATGGAAACCGTTTTGACATACAACAGCCATCACATTGGCTGAAATTATCTAGAAGCGTGAAAATAGGAGATCGAGAGGAGGAAGCGCTCGTGACCAGACATTGATGTCTTTGAAGGTGTTGATAACACGACTATCTTGTGTCTGGATAACTTTTTAAGACGCCAGATGGAAGCTCACGGTGGCCGATCGGCAGCTGATGGCGGGCCGAGCAACCCAGGAACTGCCGAACCGGGAAGGAGCGCACGGCTGTCATCGGGCGTGGGCCTACGGCGGGGATATATTGATTGAAGTCCACGAAGTCCAGAATCAACAATTGACGGTTGCTAGAGTTAAGGAAAATGCCAAACTTGAGGACAATACTATATAGCGATGAGAGCACATCCAAGCAACAGCTCTGATCCATCATCCCAGTGCCGAAAGAAACCCTTACCCACCGGGTAGCTTAGCCGGTTCGGGTAGACTTGAAGCTTAGTCAGCTATGGTACACATAACCCAGACCCCACTCTTTGACAGGAGAAATTCGTGGCATTTTGAGTGGTGGGGGCTAGCGCCGTCTATCCGTCAACCCGATCATAACGACGCGTCGACGCGCTCCGACAGCTGCGAGAGTCTCGCCGCCAACTGCGACGACGACAATGGCCGATCAGCACCAACATACCCAACAGCAGTTTGCTCCACCCACCTATGCCTCGCTCGAGGTGCCCTTTGCGCCCCCTGTCCACCGCAATGCCCTGCCAGAAACACGCATTGCCGAGCCTGGTCCGAAGAAGGGCAAGCGAAAGTCCAACGCTGCCGAAGGAGATGCCAATGGGACGACAGACTCTcccaaggaaaagaagcagCGCATCTCCCGCTCCTGTGATCAGTGCCATGGCAAGCGTATGAAATGCAGTGGCTTCAAGCCATGCAACAACTGCACCAAGCGCGACAGGGTGTGTACCTATGACAGACCCTATATCAGGGGCATTGCAAAGacaccgccccctcctcccgccgATGGCCAAGCCCGTAACCTCGCCCAGCCAGTTGACGAGTTTGGGAGGGAAGTCCGTGACAGAAGTTGGGCTCTACGTGCCTGTGATCTCTGTCGAACTCAAAAGGTGTCTTGCTTGGGCAAGCTACCATGCGAGAACTGCTTCAACAGCCGTGTTGCATGCACCTTCAAGCTACGTGCAAAACAGCGAGACTCGATGCCACCgggcgagggcggtgaggaaggcgaaggcgagggtgaggCCTCAGAAGCAGAGGCTGATGACACAGAGCTGCAGGAGAACGACTCTATTGAATATGGAGGTACATTTGCAGTCAGGCGCATTCCACTTCAGGATCACGAGAACTACATGCTCACAAATCGATATGCGGATCCCGAGACACCACCCCTGGCTTTTCTTCACAGAGCCTGGGAGAGGATGGCCCGCTACCAGAAAATACCCACTAGCTACGGACAAGAATATGGTGTTCCTGGTGACCTCGTCATGCCGCCTAGTGACCAGCCTTTCGACACTACGTTGCCGCTGGCTTTTCCTGAGAGTCCGGCCAAATGGTTCGAGATGCTCAACGCTTTTCAGAACGGCTGGACCGAGACCTTTCACTTTCTACACCGGCCCACCGTCAAGTCCTGGTTGGAAAGGGTATGGAAGAACTGGACTGCAAACTCACCCCTGGAGAAGGATCTCGGCCCGGCAAAAGCCACCATTGCGCTCATGTGCATGTCTATTGGCACAATGTTTTACGACCGACCATGGCGAGAAGCCGTTAAACAAAAGATGTGGGATCGTCTCTGGACGCTCAACATGGGAGACCAACTGTTCCTGGCAACCATTCGTCTCACAGACTCTGAGCCGGGCCCACCAAAGCTGGAATCCATCCAAGCTCGTCTCCTCCAAGTCCTGTATCTCCTTTGCACATGTCGACTGAGCCAAGCTTGGTATATCTTTGGCAATGCCGTCCACATGCTGACTCAGCTCGGCCTCCATCGCAGACGAGGCCGAAATCGAGGCCTGGGTCGGGATGTGACAGTCAACCCAGATTACGCAAAGATCCAGTGCGAGAGGCGCACGTTTTGGACCGCCTACATCATTGACAAGGAGATTTCGTTGATGTCTGGAAGGCCCTGCCATTTTTCCAATGAAGCAGTTGACCAGGAGTTCCCGGATCCTGTCAACGACGAAGATATGGGTCCCGAAGGCCCTTTCCGGCCACACCTGGGCGACTGCTACTTGGAGGCTGGCACTGAGCAGGCCAAGTTGAACCAGATCATCGATAAGATTATGCGAGACGTGTACACGTTTCGCGAGATACCCAATGACTGGAGGTTGGAGAGCGCTACACGACTAGGGAACGAATTGGAACAGTGGAAAGAGCAGCTACCCTTCATGATGTGCCATCTCAAGCCTTCCATGTTGCACACCATTTTCCGTCGACAGTCCACTCTCTTGACCCTGGCTCATTGCCACGCCGCCATTCTCGTCTATCGTCCGTTCATGACAGCACCATACTCGGCCGATGCCGAAAAGAAACAGGCTGCCGATTCTGCTGTGCGCAAACTGCTTGACGCCGCTCGTATAGCTTTGAATATGTGCCTCACATTGGCTAGAGatcaggagaagagggaCAAGAGCCACTTCCAGTCCATTTTCTTCGCGCACCACGTCTGCTTCTGCGCAGCCGCCGTTATTTTCCTTCTCCCGCACATCCGAACTCGGCAAGCCATGTACGGAGGCACTCACTTTAGGGGATACGGCAAGATGGACTCCTTACTCACCGAGACCGCAGAAAAGGCCATTGGCGCGCTCTTGAAACAAACAAATCGCTATTCGCCCTCGCGTAGATGGGCCATCATCTTGGAAGAGCTTCGAGATGAGGCGGCTCGCCAAGTGACTGGGGCTGGACGAACGCCGGCGGAACAGAGTCAGGCCCAGGCTCAGGTTGCAGGGCAAGGCCAGGGGGGCAGTGATGATGCGGATGTCCAATCTCCCAATGAGCAACTCTTGGAAGATGCATTACGTGCCCACTGGGAAGCTGATTTGGCCCGTCATGCTCTCCCGAATCATCCACCTGCTGAAGTTGCTgaaccaccgcctcccccatTGGTATACCGTCTGTGGGACAAATGGAAGACGACCGATTGGATTGATCTTGATTCTGCGGTAAGTTGATCAGATCTTTCCCAGGCTGTTGACTGACAAGGTTGCCAGGCGTTTGGGCCGATTTCCAATTTTGAGcctctacctcctcctcctcctccaccacctccagcaccacaGCCTGCACCTCAACCAGGACAGCAGTCAGCAAACGAGCCAgcgcaaccaccacccccgccagcACCGCAACAAGGCCCCGTTCAGAACCCAGTTCAGTAATGTTTGGTAATATTGACTCGCTAGCAGCTCTTAACTCCTATAATACAGTCCCAAATACACCTATCAACCACCAGCTAGGCTTAGCTCGAGCTTTCCGACGATGGCGAGATCTCATCCATCAAGGTGTCAACTTCATCCTTCACTGCTCGGGCCCGGCTCAAGATGTCGGCCATGTTCAGCCCTTTCAGCAGCCGATCCTGGATTTCTCCGTTGCTGTGGAGATATTTTTGCAGCGAGTAGGAGGGTTCGCTGGTCGTTGTTCTTCTTCGGCAATATCAGTATCGGCATTCCTTGGAAGTCAGAATCAAGTCAACTTACTCATCACCGGACAGCTGAAGGCCTGATCCCATTCTTTGCGACATTTTGAGTTTTGTTTTGGAAGGCAAATTATTTATTCTCGGCTGCTTGGTGGCTGCTCAGGCGtgtgttggttggtttgaCGGTTTGGAAGTCTGTGTTTCTTGAGGAAACCATCGCCTTTTATCTGTTGGACTCCATCTCGTTATTCCCATTCTCATGAGGTTACCTGGCGTTCTTGGTGATCCTTTTTGGAAGCTTGGTCGCATATTGACGTGCTCTATCCAGTATCACGCGTTTGAGCACATGGAGAACAAGTGTTCGACCCTTAAACAAGCGCCCTGAATGGCACACGACTCATCTTTACCACGACATGCTCTGCCTGACGAGGCTGTGATGTCTCTGAGTTGGCGGTTTGGCCATCACATGTTCGGTTCAGGACGCGGGTTGCTGTTCGCAATTGAGCGCGTCTGATCAAGGGACCGGTCCTATCCTTTCACTTGGTTTCTCCGAATCTTTTGTCGGCTCTCCAAGTCCCTGACTTTGGGCCCTGTGCGTCATCGCCGGATCAATTCGATGCGAGGTATCTCTTGCATTAACACCACGCTGCCGAGCCGGCCGATTCGGAATAGTGTTGGTCCCTTCCCCGCTCTCAGCCTTATCTACAGTCCCAGAAGATCCTCAAGTGACAGGAGATCTGTCGCATTTGAGCACTTGGAAGTACTTGCGCACGCATAGCCACCGCTGGGGAATGCAGATGGATAGGCATACCACTAGGCACGCGCGTGGTTTTCCCTGTTGGGCCTGTACTGCGTGTCATCGGATGTCCTGTCCAATGCTTGAACGGCCTTGGGGTGGTTCAACTCTGCCGATGCATGCGCCCCGAGTGGGAGCACGCCATTGGAGAAAGCGTGCTCTGATCTTCTCGGGAGCCGGAGGAAAGGTGTGTAATAGCAAGCCCCGAgttctgcttcttctccgcaTTTGCGCAAACGGATCGCAGCTCATGTATATAAAGCCGTCTCAGAGTCATGGGTTTTACAATGGAGACTTGCTTCTTCCTCAGGCCCACCTGACGTTATTTGGGTTCGACATCACATTTGAAGCATTATTGACACGCATCAGTTCATTTTGTGGTCCAGCTGCTACTCGGCTCAACACAATCCTTTCTTCGGCCTACTTCCCCTCACTTATAAGCCATCGTCACGACCTCATCGGGTTGTGTGACCCCCCGCCAGTATCAACACCCGCACTCAGAACAAAGCTTCAGACACAGAAACCCAGCCGAACAGAGATTCACCACCGTTACGTATGGCCTGAATCTCATGTCACGAGATCCAGGGTCCTCAGCGTAGAACAGATTCGACCCTGTCAACTTCATGGCATCCCGCGGCTCAAGTCACCCGACACCTTCGGAGTTATTCCTcgcaaagaaaaagaaagagattcTAGACAGATCTATGGCTCTCATCCTCAAGAAATTGGACGAATGCCTTGAAAACCCCGTTCCAACAGCACCAAGGCGCCGTGTGGCGAAGCGGGCGAGAGACGACCAGGacactgctgctgttgacgaCCGCGTCGCTGCcggcgccgccaccaccaccaccgacgacgCTATCGACACGcgaaacaagaagaagctgaagcaAGACCCGGCAGCGGGACGCCGGTTCGCCTGTCCGTTCTTTAAGCACAACGCGGCAAAGTACAAGCATGTCAAGACCTGCTGTGGCCCCGGGTGGAAGGACGTCCACCGGGTGAAGGAGCATCTATATCGTCGCCACTCGGCTAAGAACTCTTGCGCGAGGTGCTTTGAGcagtttgaggatgaggccgCTCTCAAGGATCACCAGCGGTCTGAGGAGCCGTGCAAGCTCGAGAAGCACAATATACCTGATGTCATCACGGAGGAAAAGGACAAGCTCTTGCATGCTAGGGCCAAGGCTGGGCTTTCTGAGGAGGATAAGTGGCGGGAGATGTATCGGATTCTCTTCCCTGGCGAGAAGATTCCATCTCCCTACTATGATGACTCGGATGGGACAGGCCCGGATAACGATAATGGAGGGTCGTCCAGAAACTGGGAGGAGTTCAAGACGTTTGCCCGGCAGGAGGTACCCAGACTGATCAAGCCTCTGTTGCAGCAGTACATCGACAAGTACTTTGAGGACTTTGCAGAGAAGATGAACCAAAAGTCGATTGAGGTCGccaaggtggtggaaagcCAGGTCCTGCGCACCTGGATCTTTagggaggagcagcagcatctgTTCCCGCCCGGAGGTGCAGCGCCGTCGTCTCCTCCGCCGTCGGTTTCCGCCCGGGCATCCAGCCCAGAGGTCGATGTGAAGCCTGCGAGTTACAATGAAGTGATGGATGA from Podospora pseudopauciseta strain CBS 411.78 chromosome 3, whole genome shotgun sequence encodes the following:
- a CDS encoding hypothetical protein (EggNog:ENOG503NWGQ; COG:E), with product MSPATIRLGTASPSTQASTPETIAQLEQIARRAASKKIDILLLPEAYIGGYPRGTHFGCVIGSRTAEGREEYLRYFQNAVDLGDTVGDGAGAGEAWIKRALPGDAVPGSNENSKEPAANKRGDGTREQLERIARETGVFIVTGLIEKTGGSMYCSVVYVCPKQGIIGKRRKVMPTGTERLVWAQGSPATLRAVSTTIRGVRINLGAAICWENYMPLVRQSLYSQNINLYLAPTADGRDTWLSLMRTVAIEGRCFVISSNMAVPPPSIPQQIPNNHPDSSSAILTEEPDHENPHDDHTPIFSDHHPSPFAPKHHSNRRASCLTEEGFEIALPRSKSPGTPTTTTTTRRATPSPTRTTTSTVNTLSPSSKRRTSVFDKDGNEIVLCCKKPSHVTNSQTQPMVPPAPKLTNSSSAEWVSRGGSSIISPFGEVLSGPQWEDNTGLICTDVDFEDCIRGRLDLDTAGSYSRNDSFEFGVRGLDLSPLPY
- a CDS encoding hypothetical protein (EggNog:ENOG503Q4V7; COG:K), which produces MADQHQHTQQQFAPPTYASLEVPFAPPVHRNALPETRIAEPGPKKGKRKSNAAEGDANGTTDSPKEKKQRISRSCDQCHGKRMKCSGFKPCNNCTKRDRVCTYDRPYIRGIAKTPPPPPADGQARNLAQPVDEFGREVRDRSWALRACDLCRTQKVSCLGKLPCENCFNSRVACTFKLRAKQRDSMPPGEGGEEGEGEGEASEAEADDTELQENDSIEYGGTFAVRRIPLQDHENYMLTNRYADPETPPLAFLHRAWERMARYQKIPTSYGQEYGVPGDLVMPPSDQPFDTTLPLAFPESPAKWFEMLNAFQNGWTETFHFLHRPTVKSWLERVWKNWTANSPLEKDLGPAKATIALMCMSIGTMFYDRPWREAVKQKMWDRLWTLNMGDQLFLATIRLTDSEPGPPKLESIQARLLQVLYLLCTCRLSQAWYIFGNAVHMLTQLGLHRRRGRNRGLGRDVTVNPDYAKIQCERRTFWTAYIIDKEISLMSGRPCHFSNEAVDQEFPDPVNDEDMGPEGPFRPHLGDCYLEAGTEQAKLNQIIDKIMRDVYTFREIPNDWRLESATRLGNELEQWKEQLPFMMCHLKPSMLHTIFRRQSTLLTLAHCHAAILVYRPFMTAPYSADAEKKQAADSAVRKLLDAARIALNMCLTLARDQEKRDKSHFQSIFFAHHVCFCAAAVIFLLPHIRTRQAMYGGTHFRGYGKMDSLLTETAEKAIGALLKQTNRYSPSRRWAIILEELRDEAARQVTGAGRTPAEQSQAQAQVAGQGQGGSDDADVQSPNEQLLEDALRAHWEADLARHALPNHPPAEVAEPPPPPLVYRLWDKWKTTDWIDLDSAAFGPISNFEPLPPPPPPPPPAPQPAPQPGQQSANEPAQPPPPPAPQQGPVQNPVQ
- a CDS encoding hypothetical protein (EggNog:ENOG503P8HR), translated to MASRGSSHPTPSELFLAKKKKEILDRSMALILKKLDECLENPVPTAPRRRVAKRARDDQDTAAVDDRVAAGAATTTTDDAIDTRNKKKLKQDPAAGRRFACPFFKHNAAKYKHVKTCCGPGWKDVHRVKEHLYRRHSAKNSCARCFEQFEDEAALKDHQRSEEPCKLEKHNIPDVITEEKDKLLHARAKAGLSEEDKWREMYRILFPGEKIPSPYYDDSDGTGPDNDNGGSSRNWEEFKTFARQEVPRLIKPLLQQYIDKYFEDFAEKMNQKSIEVAKVVESQVLRTWIFREEQQHLFPPGGAAPSSPPPSVSARASSPEVDVKPASYNEVMDEWRDNPHSGEFWADMMSGPLSLDNFLADASHMGLGCGNDIFSADSAYFTNPVSDREITSSSGLHQVAGAVMGAAVGAAPMYPRYL